The region TTTCCAGACAACTGGTAAGCCAGATTAGATGAACTTCATTACCCTGACCTCACCACTAGTCTTGCTTTTATCACTGGATCTTCATTATCACATCTCTTCTCAGCCTACAGCTGTTTCCTGATAGAGGTGTTTTATCTTGTTCCTCTCTATATCTCTGGCATTCATTAATTTAGTGAGTATTTGTCGAATACCCGCTGTGTGTCAGGTGCAGAGCTAGGCTTTGGGAATACAGCCGAAAACAGGACAAGAGCGAATTGAGAGGGTGTATCCTTGACTTCCCAGGTGCTCCTGGCATGAGTTATAAATGAACTTGAGCTATGACTTAGTCCTGGCCTGGCTCTTTGAAGCTGCTAATGGTTAACCAGGTCCAGTGTGGCTCCCTGGGGCTCCGAGGCTAAAGTGAGCTTCAGGGTGGAGGAACTCCTGACCTTTCCCTCCCACTAACCAAACCTCCTGTGATTCCCTGGGTGTCTCCATGTCACCTAGTCCAGGGAGCAGCAGGAGCTTGTGTGGTGACTGGAGAGAAGTGGCCCAGCTGGAAGATAAAATGTACTTGGGGCGTCAGCCCCTTCCCACAGTTGCCTTCATGACATTTCTCCCCCCCAAAAGCTGGGCATTTTAGGTTGCTCTGAGTCATCTTCAATTGCTAAATATTGGTAATtgatttgaaaatttagaaagagTGAAGCAGGCAGGGTGTGGCCCCCCAACACCTCCCTAATCCCTGGCAGCGTTTGATCTGGTTCAGTGCCTCtttatggatggggaaactgaggcccaaagaaacCAACACTATGGAGCAAGGGGTGTCAGTCACCATTTGAGCCTAGGTCTTGTCAGTCCTAGGTGGGGGTGCCTTCATCATATCTTGTTACCATTCTTATTACTAGCCGCGTGGGAAGGTAGTTAGGAGGGAAAGTCACCCAGGGGACAGGTGGGGGGAATTAATTTCCAGACACAAAGGAAAAGAGTTGCTTAGATGAACCAGGTAAGGGGTTAATTGTGCCATAGTTATTGCCTCTGGTGTGAATTAGCAGGTAGAGTTGACCTCAGGATTTCTGTCCCCTTCATTCAGTGAAAGGTAAGCCCCTGAGGACAGCATTTGGTCTCTGATTTGATTGCGGTTGTATCTTCAGTGGCTGGCACAGGGTAGGCAGTGGGTGAATTTGTTTAATGGGTGACTAGGGTCAGAGATTTAAGGAAGGCGGTGAGAAAGAAAATCCCTTTCCACGgattattgtatattcttgccctTTGAGAGAGAAGTGTTATTCCACcatcttcccctccacccccattttccagatgggaaaATTAATGTTCAGGGAGGCTGGGTGACTGGGATTTAAGTTAATGAGGGAGCAGTTTGAATTTGAACGTGGGCCTGTCTGAATTTAAATTCCGTTCTACTTCTTTCTTCACATTTTCCTTTGTCGCAAGGAATGACTCCCATTTTCCCATCCTCTAACATTTCAGGCTAGCCACTCAGAATTGTGGCTCTTGGCGCTAACTAGCCGAATTGTACGTGGCGTGGTTTGGTATGGAGATAACTTGTACCATTTCTCTTTTCAGGGATGATCACCAAAACCCACAAAGGAGACCCGGGCCTTGGGGtcccagagaaaaagaagaagaaaaagaaggtagTCAAAGAACCAAAGACTCAGTACTCAGTTTTAAACAGTGATAATTATTTGACTGAGATCTGTCCCACAAGAGCAACATTCCCCTCAAAGAGTGTGGAGCTAGGGCAGGCATCTGAGATGCCTCtggtgaagaaaaagaagaaaaagaagagccataGCACCCTCTGCCAGGAGCACCTAGAATCCGAGACCGTGTTACGTGCTGGACGGACAGAGAAGTTGGCCActcccaggaagcaggctcttggtTCATCTGAGTTCCAaagtggggagaagaaaaaaaagaggaaatcctTAAAACCTCTGGCCATGCCTTCTAGCTCAAGAGTGAGGACCTCCCCGGACACCAGACAGGTTGAGGAGGTGACCAGTGTGGGCAAGAAGCCCAAAAAACataggaaggagaagaaggcccAGGAGGCTGCAGCTGCCTCGGCCAAGGACCCTTGGTTCCGTGGGTTTGGAGATACTCTGTAcacttgctcagtggggaaggaTGGTGCAGAGCAGACAGGCTCAGGGCAGAAACGGAAACAGGGCAGCCCCAGGGAATGCaacgtgaagatgaagaagaaaaagaaaatccacctTAAGGGAGATACCTCCGTAGAAGAGTACCTTGAGTGCTCCAAGTCTGTGGAGAGCAGCCCTAGGAAAGGAATTAAGAAGCCAGTCAAACTTGAGGCTCCAGAATACATCCCGATAGGACATAACCCCAAGTCCCctgcaaagaagaaaatgaagtccaGGAAGAAGGTAGAGCAGCCAGGCATTGAGGAGCCAGCtctgaagaagaataaaaagaagaaggtgAAAGAGAGCAAAGTAGCGGAAGAACCTTGGGAAGAGGTAGGCATTTCTTCAGAATTAGACTCTGCTTTGGGAGAATAGGGTggaagttggggtggggggaaagagagagagagagaaagagaaatgagtgtgtgtgtgtgtgtgtgtgtgtgtgtgtgtgagagagagagagagagagagagacatttgtAGCCACTAGAACCCTGATAAAACTGACTTCAGCCAGAAAAGGGATTTGTTGAGACATGTAACTGAAAAGGTTAAAAGCTGTTTAACTTCACATATGGCTGGATCTAGGTGCTCATGGAATATCCTCAGTATTAAGGATATCCCTTGTTATTGAAACTCTAACCAGGTCCTCACTATCTTCACTCAAGATCTGAATAAATTGGAATACATTTTTTAGATGAGTCTCTCCCTTTCTGAACTCTTGCCTCTCACTGTCCAAAGCTCAGGAATCAAATAGTTTGAGTTAACATGGTCTGTGGCTATCTGAGCTTATTTTCTATGCTCAGTGTACATGATTTAGTGATCAAGTAGATTTGGATCACAGAAGATGCCAGGGTGCCTGTCCCCAGCTCTgggctttgtattttttttttcttcgttgGTTTTGGTCTCTCCCACCCCACAGCAAGATGGTCTCAGTAGCTCCAGGATTTCATCCTAGTAGTTAGGTTACCCCCAAAGGGAGAGCGCCCCTCCGAAACAATTACAGAAGTCTCAGGGCTGCTCTCACACCCATTGATTAGATCACATAAGCTGGAAGCCCTGACCTTAAGCCAGGGGGAGGGACCTGGGGTATCCATCCCATTTGAACCCCACTGTCTGGGGTCAGGGGGAAAAGACAGTTTTTAGGAGGAAAACCCAGTCCTAATTCCCAGGAGGAAGGGAATAGTTGATGGTCTGATGAAGACAACAGAGATCCACTGTCTCCATCCTGACAAGCTTCCTTGAgtgcaggaaggaagggaggagatgaGCCTGAGCTCTTGGACTCTACAGGCCATGTCTGTACCAGGTCCACACCTCCATTCCTCTCTttggggtatgtgtgtgcatgtgtgaaggTAATGAGATGGTACGTGCCCTACTCCAAGCAGATGTCTGGCCTGTTGGGGTAGCGATGGCTGAAATTTCGTGAACACCTAATCATGTGCCTGGCACTAAACTGATGCTCCCCATGTATtaacccatttaatcctcacatcagTCTGGTGAAATTGCTGCCCTCATTTAACAGACAAGGACACAGATTCAGAGGAGTCAAATACCTTGTTCAAGATCACCCACCTGGTGCAGTGTGGGGCTGGGCTTTAAACCCAATCAAGCTTCTGAACTTGAGGTTTCATCCTTTCTCAGAAGCTGCCATGTAACTTCTCATAGATTCCAGTATCATTAGAGCCCAAGAAGTGACTGTCTTATATTGGAACAAGCCCTGGATTCTCTTCCCAGTTCTATACCAACCAGCTATGTGAGCTCAGACCACCCACTGCCCTGTGGTCCTCAAGTAAGAATGATGGCTAATGTGTACTGAGCACTTAACTGAAGCTTGACTCTGGTGTTGGAGGGGCTCAGTTAATACTGACTGATGGATGACCCCCTTGGGGCAAGGTCATCAGgaaggtgcctgtgtggcttgaACTCTGCTTGGCCAGAGAGGGTTGAGGAGGCTGGCAGGGGTGGCCTCCATATCAGGGCCTACAAGAGGTAGTTCTGGTTTCTGGATTTTTCCCAATTCTGTCCTAGTCCACTAGATTTGGTTTTAGTGGTCTCTTTTCTTCAGAAGTTGTTGGGGCCAAGAAGAACCCCAGAGGTGGGAGCCCAGCCCCTATCAGAATCTAGGACCCCTTCTCTCTGGAGTCCAGTGAAAGGTGGTCACTCCCCTCTGTTTAACATCTCCTGCGATGGGGGCTCTGCTGCCAAGGACAAGCCCACCGAGTCAGGAAATGCACATATCTTCAAGgtctagatgggtgatgggcgtGAACAGAGCCTTTGAGGGATCATCACACGTGATGCTGGTGCCAGGCAGAGCACACCTAAAGTAAGGATGTTGGAAGCGTGGCACTTGTCATTACCAAAGAACCAGGGAAAGTGGCTGGCCCAAGGTTTCACTGTCAAAGGGTTCCATGGGGGCTGAGGCCAGTGAGAGAGTGTGGCACATGTAAGCAGGCCCAGTGAGGACGCCATATGGGAGCAGAGACCTGTAAGCAGTGTCTGCTATCAATTATGTAGCAGGGACAATGAGTGCAGGGGCTCTGGAAAGAACAAAGTGTAGCGGGAGCTGGGAGTTTAGGGGACCAAGTGCTAGAGACCAGAGAGGCCACAGGAGCTAGATTTTTGTGTAAACAGGATGAGAGCCTCTGGAGGGTTTTGGGGAGTGGAGTGCTGTGATCCAATTGAGTtactaaatttctattttatttaagatttttttcaaagatttatttacttgagagagcgcTCACGTGcagaagcgggagagggagaaagaatctcaagcatactgcgcaccaagtgcagagcctgatgtggggctcattctcaggatcctgagatcaggacctgagctgaagccaagagtcagatgcttaatctagtgtgccacccaggttccccttaatttttactttcttaatagagtaaatttttactttcttaattacATGTTATACCATTATAACATGGTATAAGTTTAAGGTGAATATAAAACATGTTTCACTTGAGGggtttaacaattttttttaaaagcatttgttaCAGAGCACGTGTGCATACCCACAAGTGGgtaaaggaggggagaggagcagagggagaaggacaagcagactctgtgctgagcgtggagcccaatgtacagcttgatcccacaaccctaagatcatgacctgagccaaatcaggagttggacacttaaaccgactgagccacccagacgccccaagattttattttttttatttttttattttttcttaaaatttatttgacagagagagagaggtcacaggtaggcagagagagaggaggaagcaggctctctgccgagcagagagcctgatgtgggcctcgatcccaggaccctgggatcacgacctgagctgaaggcagaggcttaaaccactgagccacccaggtacccctacacgattttatttttaagtactctctatacCCAGTTTgcggctcaaacctacaaccccaagatcaagaatctcatgctctactaactgagacagccaggtgccccttcag is a window of Meles meles chromosome 21, mMelMel3.1 paternal haplotype, whole genome shotgun sequence DNA encoding:
- the KNOP1 gene encoding lysine-rich nucleolar protein 1 isoform X2 produces the protein MITKTHKGDPGLGVPEKKKKKKKVVKEPKTQYSVLNSDNYLTEICPTRATFPSKSVELGQASEMPLVKKKKKKKSHSTLCQEHLESETVLRAGRTEKLATPRKQALGSSEFQSGEKKKKRKSLKPLAMPSSSRVRTSPDTRQVEEVTSVGKKPKKHRKEKKAQEAAAASAKDPWFRGFGDTLYTCSVGKDGAEQTGSGQKRKQGSPRECNVKMKKKKKIHLKGDTSVEEYLECSKSVESSPRKGIKKPVKLEAPEYIPIGHNPKSPAKKKMKSRKKVEQPGIEEPALKKNKKKKVKESKVAEEPWEEVRRKALQEEIDRESGKTEASEPRKWTGTQFGQWDTASFENEEQKLKFLKLMGGFKNGTPSLSRPSNTVGRPNMALSKKAADALQRNLQQDYDRAMSWKHKRGAGLGFSTTPDKIFYIDRNASKSIKFED
- the KNOP1 gene encoding lysine-rich nucleolar protein 1 isoform X1, which translates into the protein MITKTHKGDPGLGVPEKKKKKKKVVKEPKTQYSVLNSDNYLTEICPTRATFPSKSVELGQASEMPLVKKKKKKKSHSTLCQEHLESETVLRAGRTEKLATPRKQALGSSEFQSGEKKKKRKSLKPLAMPSSSRVRTSPDTRQVEEVTSVGKKPKKHRKEKKAQEAAAASAKDPWFRGFGDTLYTCSVGKDGAEQTGSGQKRKQGSPRECNVKMKKKKKIHLKGDTSVEEYLECSKSVESSPRKGIKKPVKLEAPEYIPIGHNPKSPAKKKMKSRKKVEQPGIEEPALKKNKKKKVKESKVAEEPWEEEPDPDLEVVLEKKGNMDEAHIDQVRRKALQEEIDRESGKTEASEPRKWTGTQFGQWDTASFENEEQKLKFLKLMGGFKNGTPSLSRPSNTVGRPNMALSKKAADALQRNLQQDYDRAMSWKHKRGAGLGFSTTPDKIFYIDRNASKSIKFED